The genomic segment CGACAGTTGATTGCGAAAATGTATAATAAAGGTTTGGCTGATGGTATGATAATTCAGTACGGCGGCTCGGCCAAACCGGACAACGCAGCGGTGCTGATGGCAAAGCCGGATATTGACGGCTTGCTCGTAGGCGGCGCAAGTTTGAAGGCTGACGATTTCGCGGCGATGATTAAAGCCGCAGCCGAAGTAAAAAAATAGTCATAAACATTTTGTTTTTAAAGAGATAAAGAAAAACTTTTTTCAGGGATTTTAAAATGATGCAATTGACATTAGCGGCTGTGCCGTTCGTAATGAAGATGGTAGTCGGGCTTTGGGCGATGATTGCTGTGGTTCTGATTCTTGTAGTATTAATTCAGAAGGGCAAAGGCGGTGGACTGGCGAGCGCTTTTGGCGGCTTGGGCGGTTCACTGCTCGGCACAAAGACAGGCGATTTCCTTACATGGGTTACGATTTGTCTTGTCGCGGTATGGCTTCTTTTGAGTGTTGTCGCGGTAAAGTATTTCAAGCCGGCCACGAGCGAATATTTGCAGCCGACGCCGGTACAGAGTTCTGTTCCAGCGACGACTCCGACAGCTCCTGTTCCGCCTGCGCAGACACCGGAAAACACACAGCAGCCGGCTGCCGAAACACCTGCGCAAGTTCCGCAGGCCAATACACCCGCAAATCAATAAAGGAATTTTATGTTAAATAGTATGACAGGCTTTGCGCGTGTTTGCCGGGAGATTGACGGCGTAAGTTACGCTGTTGAAATTCGTTCGGTCAACAATCGCTATTTTAAACCTTCGCTGCGCGTTCCTGAAGCGGTATCGTTTCTTGAGCAGGAAATAGAAAAGATGCTTCGCCAGAACGTTTATCGCGGCGCGGTGAGCTATATGTTGCGTTTCAAAAATGTCAGCGGCGAGCCGATGTACGAAGTCGA from the Planctomycetaceae bacterium genome contains:
- the secG gene encoding preprotein translocase subunit SecG — its product is MMQLTLAAVPFVMKMVVGLWAMIAVVLILVVLIQKGKGGGLASAFGGLGGSLLGTKTGDFLTWVTICLVAVWLLLSVVAVKYFKPATSEYLQPTPVQSSVPATTPTAPVPPAQTPENTQQPAAETPAQVPQANTPANQ